In one Magnetospirillum sp. genomic region, the following are encoded:
- the murJ gene encoding murein biosynthesis integral membrane protein MurJ — protein MSLARPIATVGAYTLLSRVLGFVRDMLIAAYLGAGPVADAFFVAFKFPNFFRRLFAEGAFAAAFVPMFAGTVATKSKAAAREFAEEALAVLLVALFALVVACEFAMPWILRVVAPGFADEPTRFTLAVEFTRITFPYLLFISLVSLQGGVLNSLDKFAAVAATPILLNLCMIGALLGLVGRVPTAGHAASWGVLAAGLAQFLFLAYACSRADMALRLRWPRLSDNAKTLLKRMAPVALGSGAVQINLVIDVMLASLLAAGSISWLYYADRVYELPLAVIGIAIGTALLPLMSKQVRSGDEAAALATQNRALEAAGLLTLPATAALVVLAEPIVAGLFERGAFAAADVAATAAALIAYTVGLPAYVAVKVLAPAFYAREDTKTPVKIAVLCVALNSIVGFVSMQFVGHVGLALATALSATLNALLLLRALAARGQFAASARLRQRLPRQLAATAAMALGLWLALQAASPFMAEPGILRLFALAGLIALGLVLYAAAAWACGAADRADLRALLSRRT, from the coding sequence ATGTCGCTTGCGCGCCCCATCGCGACGGTCGGCGCCTACACGCTTTTGAGCCGCGTGCTGGGCTTCGTGCGCGACATGCTGATTGCGGCGTATCTGGGGGCAGGGCCGGTCGCCGACGCGTTTTTCGTCGCGTTCAAATTCCCGAACTTCTTCCGCCGCCTGTTCGCCGAAGGCGCATTCGCCGCCGCCTTCGTGCCGATGTTCGCAGGCACGGTCGCGACCAAGAGCAAAGCGGCGGCGCGCGAATTCGCCGAAGAAGCGCTTGCCGTGTTGCTGGTCGCTTTGTTCGCGCTCGTGGTCGCGTGCGAGTTCGCCATGCCGTGGATTTTGCGCGTCGTCGCCCCCGGCTTTGCCGACGAGCCGACGCGCTTTACGCTCGCGGTCGAATTCACGCGCATCACGTTTCCGTATCTGCTGTTTATCAGCCTCGTATCGCTGCAAGGCGGCGTGCTCAACTCGCTCGACAAATTCGCGGCCGTGGCGGCAACGCCCATCCTGCTCAATCTGTGCATGATCGGCGCGTTGCTGGGCCTCGTGGGTCGCGTGCCGACGGCCGGCCATGCCGCGTCGTGGGGCGTGCTTGCGGCGGGCTTGGCGCAGTTCCTGTTCCTTGCATATGCGTGCAGCCGCGCCGACATGGCTTTGCGCCTGCGCTGGCCGCGCTTGAGCGACAACGCCAAGACATTGCTGAAGCGCATGGCGCCGGTGGCTCTCGGTTCGGGCGCCGTGCAGATCAATCTTGTGATCGACGTGATGCTGGCCTCGCTGCTCGCGGCAGGGTCGATCAGCTGGCTCTATTACGCCGACCGCGTCTACGAATTGCCGCTCGCCGTGATCGGCATTGCGATCGGAACGGCCCTGCTGCCGCTGATGTCCAAACAGGTGCGCAGCGGCGACGAGGCCGCCGCCCTTGCCACGCAGAACCGCGCGCTCGAAGCCGCAGGCCTGCTAACGCTGCCCGCAACCGCCGCCCTCGTGGTGCTGGCCGAGCCCATCGTCGCAGGTCTGTTCGAGCGCGGCGCTTTTGCGGCTGCCGACGTTGCCGCCACCGCCGCGGCGCTTATCGCCTACACGGTGGGCCTGCCGGCTTACGTGGCCGTGAAAGTGCTGGCACCCGCCTTCTATGCGCGCGAAGACACCAAAACGCCGGTCAAGATCGCCGTGCTGTGCGTTGCCTTGAACAGCATCGTCGGGTTCGTCTCGATGCAGTTCGTCGGCCATGTCGGCTTGGCGCTCGCAACCGCGCTGTCGGCGACGTTGAACGCACTGCTGCTGCTGCGTGCCCTTGCCGCGCGTGGCCAGTTTGCTGCCAGTGCCCGGCTGCGCCAACGCCTGCCGCGACAGCTGGCCGCGACGGCGGCAATGGCGTTGGGCCTGTGGCTTGCCCTGCAGGCCGCATCCCCGTTCATGGCCGAGCCCGGTATTTTGCGCCTTTTTGCGCTGGCGGGGCTGATCGCGTTGGGGCTCGTCCTCTATGCTGCCGCCGCCTGGGCCTGCGGGGCGGCCGATCGTGCGGATCTGCGCGCATTGCTGTCGCGCCGCACTTGA
- a CDS encoding XRE family transcriptional regulator — protein MSKFNGYMLRLARQYRGFHQKELAERVGVDAAYLSRAENGALEPSGLIVSKCAEALRVRTNFFEFSSQPSGLPLSFHSMWRKRQSVSQRDIDRVLADSNIRALHLRALMPSIVFEPELTLPRYEPGDYSGNCKEIAKLVRRAWSIPAGPLHNLTSYVERAGIFVFHSDLDKIDVDGLSLRLTGLPPIIVLNRQLPADRMRFTLAHELGHLVMHLIPTPEMEKEANAFASGILLPQDDLRPYFRGRRIDIQMLARLKPEWRVSMAALLYAADELGYIGPGQKQLLWKKFSSMGYRRAEPPELDFPIETTTLDKELIEAHLKGLHYTLDDLADLFAIEAADICEMYGIPKPRQGLRIVS, from the coding sequence GTGAGCAAGTTTAACGGTTATATGCTGCGCTTAGCGCGGCAGTATCGCGGATTCCACCAGAAAGAACTGGCGGAACGAGTGGGCGTAGACGCTGCGTATCTTTCGCGAGCAGAAAATGGAGCGCTAGAACCATCCGGGCTGATTGTTTCTAAATGCGCAGAAGCGTTGCGAGTAAGAACCAATTTCTTTGAGTTTTCGAGCCAGCCATCGGGATTGCCTCTTAGCTTTCACTCTATGTGGAGAAAGCGGCAATCAGTATCCCAGCGGGACATTGACCGCGTGCTGGCAGACTCAAATATCCGAGCATTACATCTTCGTGCACTCATGCCGTCGATAGTCTTTGAGCCCGAACTAACTTTACCGCGCTATGAGCCGGGAGACTATAGCGGAAATTGCAAGGAGATTGCCAAGCTTGTTCGCCGCGCGTGGTCGATTCCAGCAGGGCCACTCCACAATCTAACGAGCTATGTCGAGCGCGCAGGCATTTTCGTATTTCACTCTGACCTGGACAAAATTGATGTAGATGGCCTCTCTCTTAGATTGACTGGGCTCCCTCCGATTATTGTCCTTAATCGCCAACTCCCCGCAGACCGGATGCGCTTTACCTTGGCGCATGAGTTGGGACATCTCGTCATGCACCTCATCCCGACGCCTGAAATGGAGAAGGAAGCAAATGCCTTTGCCAGTGGCATTCTACTTCCCCAGGACGATCTTCGCCCTTATTTCCGTGGTCGAAGAATCGATATCCAAATGCTTGCGAGACTGAAGCCGGAGTGGCGCGTCTCTATGGCTGCGCTTTTGTACGCCGCTGATGAGCTTGGTTACATAGGCCCAGGTCAGAAACAGCTATTGTGGAAGAAATTTAGCTCCATGGGGTACAGGCGCGCTGAACCGCCCGAATTGGATTTTCCTATAGAGACAACTACGCTCGACAAGGAATTAATCGAAGCTCATTTAAAAGGGCTTCACTATACCCTGGACGATCTTGCAGATTTGTTTGCCATCGAAGCAGCCGACATTTGCGAGATGTATGGAATTCCTAAGCCACGCCAAGGACTGAGAATTGTTAGTTAG
- a CDS encoding TIGR02186 family protein yields the protein MMRFALALLALLTFAPVAKAQPLVADLSSHLIAITTGFAGTELLLFGATEGEGDVVVIVRGPDSETSVRRKARVAGLWINRDEMRFAGAPAFYRVAASKPLAEFVPPALRQRYQIGAEFLRLQAPANAAPDEVASFRAGLLRNKEAQNLYDAEIGRVSFLGPRLFRTRILFPANVPTGAYSVEVLLVRGGQVIGAQTTPMFVNKVGVGADIYDFAHDWAAIYGLLAVLIAVFAGWAAGAIFRK from the coding sequence ATGATGCGTTTTGCCCTCGCACTGCTCGCATTGCTGACCTTCGCTCCTGTCGCCAAAGCGCAGCCGCTGGTGGCCGATCTGTCGAGCCATTTGATCGCGATCACCACGGGCTTTGCCGGCACCGAGCTGTTGCTGTTCGGCGCCACCGAAGGCGAGGGCGACGTCGTCGTCATCGTGCGCGGGCCCGACAGCGAAACCAGCGTGCGGCGCAAAGCGCGCGTCGCAGGGCTCTGGATCAACCGCGACGAGATGCGCTTTGCGGGTGCCCCCGCCTTCTACCGCGTGGCGGCCTCCAAGCCGCTTGCCGAGTTCGTGCCGCCCGCCTTGCGCCAGCGCTACCAGATCGGCGCCGAATTTTTGCGCCTGCAAGCCCCTGCCAATGCGGCCCCCGACGAGGTCGCATCGTTCCGTGCGGGGCTCTTGCGCAACAAGGAAGCGCAGAATCTGTACGATGCGGAAATCGGCCGCGTGTCGTTCCTCGGCCCGCGGCTGTTCCGCACGCGTATCCTGTTTCCGGCCAACGTGCCGACGGGCGCCTACTCGGTCGAAGTGCTGCTCGTGCGCGGCGGCCAGGTGATCGGGGCGCAGACCACGCCGATGTTCGTGAACAAAGTGGGCGTGGGTGCGGACATCTACGATTTCGCGCACGATTGGGCGGCGATCTATGGGCTGCTCGCCGTGCTGATTGCCGTCTTCGCCGGCTGGGCTGCCGGTGCGATCTTCAGGAAGTAA
- the trpS gene encoding tryptophan--tRNA ligase yields the protein MNRIFSGIQPTGNLHLGNYLGAIRNWVKLQRDYECIFCIVDLHAITMPQEPAALRKATREVTAAYIACGINPVACTIFNQSTVPGHAELGWTLGCFAPLGWLNRMTQFKEKAGKQRDNAGLGLYAYPVLMAADILLYKATHVPVGEDQKQHLELARDIAGAFNHRYGVEFFPLPEPQIFGAATRVMSLRDGTKKMSKSEPSEQSRINLTDDADTIASKIRKAKTDPHPLPDSVAGLEGRPEAENLLGIYAALTDKTLEAVVAEFAGAQFSTFKGALADMAVAVLSPITAEMNRLMADPGAIDAILKQGAEKANAIAKPNLRQVYELIGFLAP from the coding sequence ATGAACCGCATATTCTCGGGCATCCAGCCCACCGGCAACCTGCACCTCGGCAACTATCTCGGCGCGATCCGCAACTGGGTCAAGCTGCAGCGCGACTACGAATGCATTTTCTGCATCGTCGATCTGCACGCGATCACGATGCCGCAGGAGCCCGCCGCCTTGCGCAAAGCCACGCGCGAAGTGACGGCTGCGTACATCGCCTGCGGCATCAATCCCGTCGCCTGCACGATCTTCAACCAATCGACCGTGCCGGGCCATGCGGAATTGGGCTGGACGCTCGGCTGTTTTGCCCCGCTTGGCTGGCTCAACCGCATGACCCAGTTCAAGGAGAAGGCGGGCAAGCAGCGCGACAATGCGGGCCTTGGCCTCTACGCCTATCCGGTGCTGATGGCGGCCGACATTCTGCTCTACAAAGCCACGCACGTGCCGGTCGGCGAAGACCAGAAGCAGCATCTCGAACTCGCGCGCGACATTGCGGGCGCCTTCAACCACCGTTACGGCGTCGAGTTCTTCCCGCTGCCCGAACCGCAGATTTTCGGTGCCGCCACGCGCGTGATGAGCCTGCGCGACGGCACCAAGAAAATGAGCAAGTCCGAGCCGTCGGAGCAGAGCCGCATCAACCTGACCGACGATGCCGACACGATCGCGTCCAAAATCCGCAAGGCCAAGACCGACCCGCATCCGCTGCCCGACAGCGTGGCGGGCCTCGAAGGTCGGCCGGAAGCCGAGAACCTGCTCGGCATCTACGCAGCCCTGACCGACAAGACCCTCGAAGCCGTCGTGGCGGAATTCGCAGGCGCGCAGTTTTCGACGTTCAAGGGCGCTTTGGCCGACATGGCCGTGGCCGTGCTGTCGCCGATCACGGCCGAGATGAACCGGCTCATGGCCGATCCCGGTGCCATCGACGCGATCCTGAAGCAGGGGGCCGAAAAGGCTAACGCGATCGCCAAGCCCAATCTGCGCCAAGTCTACGAACTGATCGGCTTCTTGGCGCCGTAA
- a CDS encoding sulfite exporter TauE/SafE family protein: MPVYLPLAETAIDGLLLVAIGAGVGLMSGMFGVGGGFLITPMLIFLGVPPPIAAATGANTVVASSAAGAIAHWRRGTLDLKMGTLLLLGGLAGSGASVWVFGWLTKLGQIDLVVALCYVVLLGGVGILMFAESMRAILAKPVRAAHGKPAVAKPRGQWLRGLPWQMRFPKSGIDTSALAPLVLGIFIGVLTGLMGVGGGFLLVPAMIYLLAMPTATVVGTSLFQIVFVSANVTFLQAVSHQTVDIVLAGLLIAGSVVAAPLGARLGAKLGAARLRVLLALLVLAVAGQLGYGLVERPDDLYSIRFDVAPPPQGETP; the protein is encoded by the coding sequence CTGCCGGTCTATCTGCCGCTTGCCGAAACAGCGATCGACGGCTTGCTGCTCGTCGCGATCGGGGCGGGCGTGGGTTTGATGTCGGGCATGTTCGGCGTGGGCGGCGGGTTTCTGATCACGCCGATGCTGATCTTTTTGGGCGTACCGCCGCCGATCGCGGCGGCAACCGGGGCCAACACGGTCGTGGCCTCGTCGGCCGCGGGGGCGATCGCGCATTGGCGGCGCGGCACGCTCGACCTCAAAATGGGCACGCTGCTGCTGCTGGGCGGGCTTGCAGGCTCGGGGGCGAGCGTATGGGTTTTCGGCTGGCTCACGAAACTCGGCCAGATCGATCTCGTGGTGGCGCTTTGCTACGTGGTGCTGCTGGGGGGCGTTGGAATACTGATGTTCGCCGAAAGCATGCGCGCGATCTTGGCGAAACCCGTGCGTGCCGCACATGGCAAACCGGCCGTGGCCAAGCCGCGCGGGCAGTGGCTGCGCGGCTTGCCGTGGCAGATGCGCTTTCCCAAATCGGGCATCGACACGAGCGCGCTTGCCCCGCTTGTGCTCGGCATCTTCATCGGCGTGCTCACGGGGCTCATGGGTGTGGGCGGCGGATTTCTGCTGGTCCCCGCGATGATCTATTTGTTGGCGATGCCGACGGCCACGGTCGTCGGCACGTCTTTGTTCCAGATCGTGTTCGTGTCGGCCAATGTCACGTTCCTGCAGGCGGTTTCGCACCAGACGGTCGATATCGTACTGGCGGGTTTGCTGATCGCGGGTAGCGTCGTGGCGGCGCCCTTGGGTGCGAGGCTCGGCGCGAAGCTCGGGGCCGCGCGCTTGCGCGTGCTGCTGGCTTTGCTCGTGCTCGCCGTTGCGGGCCAGCTTGGCTACGGCCTCGTCGAGCGGCCGGACGATCTCTATTCGATCCGTTTCGATGTCGCCCCGCCGCCGCAGGGGGAAACGCCATGA
- a CDS encoding SDR family oxidoreductase, which translates to MKVALVTGAGKGMGAACARELAARGWGVALLSPSGRAVELANELGGVGVTGSVLETADLQKLVDAAMAKWGRIDGVVTSTGHPPKGDLLALTDEDWAKGLELVILDVVRLARLATPIMEKQGSGAWVNISTFAAFEPDLMFPISCAMRAGLGAFAKLYADRYAKAGIRMNNLLPGFVDSLPVKEVLLPRIPMGRYGKAEEIAKTAAFLLSDDAGYITGQNLRVDGGITRGV; encoded by the coding sequence ATGAAAGTCGCGTTGGTCACGGGGGCTGGCAAAGGCATGGGTGCTGCGTGCGCCCGCGAACTCGCCGCACGCGGCTGGGGTGTGGCTTTGCTGTCGCCGTCGGGTCGTGCGGTTGAGCTTGCAAACGAACTCGGCGGCGTGGGCGTCACGGGTTCGGTCTTGGAAACCGCCGATCTGCAAAAGCTCGTCGATGCTGCGATGGCAAAATGGGGCCGCATCGACGGCGTGGTTACGTCCACCGGCCATCCGCCCAAAGGCGACCTCTTGGCCCTCACCGACGAAGACTGGGCCAAGGGCCTCGAGCTTGTGATTTTGGACGTTGTGCGCTTGGCACGCCTCGCAACGCCGATCATGGAAAAGCAGGGCTCGGGCGCGTGGGTCAATATCTCGACCTTCGCCGCCTTCGAACCCGACCTCATGTTCCCGATCTCGTGCGCGATGCGCGCAGGCCTCGGCGCCTTCGCCAAACTCTATGCCGACCGCTACGCCAAGGCCGGCATTCGCATGAACAATCTGCTGCCCGGTTTCGTCGACTCGCTGCCCGTCAAAGAAGTGCTTCTGCCGCGCATTCCCATGGGCCGCTACGGCAAAGCCGAAGAAATCGCCAAGACGGCGGCGTTCCTGCTTTCCGACGACGCGGGCTACATCACCGGCCAAAACCTACGCGTCGATGGCGGGATTACGCGCGGGGTTTAG
- a CDS encoding [protein-PII] uridylyltransferase, with product METAERLDELPLSTSKEVPNQRAILDRRAVDGELQALATRLAREPEQRRAAMRDVLKAALQAGRTEIRRRFEEREASGGQTARAGSFLIDQIVRLVYDFADRHVYPLPNPTTAERVTIAAVGGYGRAELAPQSDIDLLFVRPYKSNPRIEQLVEFVLYLLWDLGLKVGHATRSIEECLRLAREDHTIRTALLESRYLWGDDKLFLELKKRFFAEIAKSTAADFVEAKLDERNKRHQRTGDSRYVLEPNVKDGKGGLRDLHTLFWIGKYVHRVDQVADLVLKGVFTSDEAAKFDKCQEFLTSVRCHLHYVAGRPEDRLTFDVQGEIGRRMGYTDHRGTRGVERFMKHYFLVAKDVGDLTRIFCSALEIEEGKRATLGVGGWKSMFKGRAKKLGDGRFAVESGRLTVARADVFEKDPVNFLRLFRVAQESELDIHPYALRLVRQSLRRVDGALRANPDANKLFLDMLTDSRAETTLRRLNEAGVFGRFVPDFGRVVAQMQHDMYHVYTVDEHTIFAIGILHRIEAGELVADHPLASEVIHQVASRRALYLAVLLHDIAKGRGGDHSILGAEIALKLGPRLGLTEEETETCAWLVRWHLAMSATAFKRDIQDPQAIRAFAEHVQSPERLRLLLCLTVADIRAVGPGVWNNWKATLLRELYARTAEALAGNYGETGTLQRVAAAQARLREELRDWNDADFAWFSGLAYPAYWLSLDAGSQARHARFVREAEQAHLPLAIDTRIDRARSITEITIYTDDHPGLFSRIAGAIAYGGANIVAANVFTLSNGRALDTFSIQEAAGDLDAQPAAYARPEKLARLATHIEGALGGRLRLREQLRKRPAIPSRMQVFTVPPRVLIDNLASKYHTLVEVNGRDRVGFLYDVTAAITALGLSIRMAKITTYGERAVDVFYVVDVFGQKIVEDDKLERIRETLLQALVDPEAADPVKPRKRGSSEAAE from the coding sequence ATGGAAACGGCCGAACGCCTCGACGAACTGCCCCTATCGACCTCGAAAGAGGTGCCGAACCAACGCGCCATTCTCGACCGGCGCGCAGTCGATGGGGAACTGCAAGCGCTTGCCACACGCCTCGCGCGCGAGCCCGAGCAGCGGCGCGCGGCGATGCGCGACGTGCTCAAAGCCGCTTTGCAGGCAGGCCGTACCGAAATCCGCCGCCGCTTCGAGGAGCGCGAAGCCAGCGGCGGCCAGACCGCGCGCGCGGGCTCGTTCCTGATCGACCAGATCGTGCGGCTCGTCTACGACTTTGCCGACCGACATGTCTATCCGCTGCCCAACCCGACCACGGCCGAGCGTGTGACGATCGCGGCCGTCGGCGGCTACGGGCGCGCGGAGCTCGCACCGCAGTCCGACATCGATCTTCTGTTCGTGCGGCCCTACAAATCCAATCCGCGCATCGAACAGCTCGTCGAATTCGTGCTCTATCTTTTGTGGGATCTGGGCTTGAAGGTCGGGCACGCCACGCGCTCGATCGAGGAATGCCTGCGCCTTGCGCGCGAGGACCATACGATCCGCACGGCTCTGCTCGAGAGCCGCTATCTGTGGGGCGACGACAAGCTGTTCCTCGAGCTCAAGAAGCGCTTCTTCGCCGAGATCGCCAAATCGACGGCGGCCGATTTCGTCGAGGCCAAGCTCGACGAGCGCAACAAGCGCCACCAACGCACCGGCGATTCGCGCTACGTGCTCGAGCCCAACGTCAAAGACGGCAAAGGCGGCTTGCGCGATCTGCATACGCTGTTCTGGATCGGCAAATACGTGCATCGCGTCGACCAGGTGGCCGATCTCGTCTTGAAGGGTGTCTTCACGTCCGACGAAGCCGCCAAGTTCGACAAGTGCCAGGAGTTCCTCACAAGCGTGCGCTGCCATCTGCACTATGTCGCGGGCCGGCCCGAAGACCGGCTCACTTTCGACGTGCAGGGCGAGATCGGCCGCCGCATGGGCTATACCGACCATCGCGGCACGCGCGGCGTCGAGCGCTTCATGAAGCACTATTTCCTCGTCGCCAAAGACGTCGGCGATTTGACGCGCATCTTCTGCTCGGCCCTCGAGATCGAGGAGGGCAAGCGCGCCACGCTCGGCGTGGGCGGCTGGAAATCGATGTTCAAAGGCCGCGCCAAGAAGCTCGGCGACGGGCGCTTTGCGGTCGAAAGCGGGCGCCTTACCGTGGCGCGCGCCGACGTGTTCGAAAAGGACCCCGTCAATTTCCTGCGCCTGTTCCGCGTGGCGCAGGAAAGCGAGCTCGACATCCACCCTTACGCGCTGCGCCTCGTGCGTCAGTCGCTGCGGCGCGTGGACGGCGCGTTGCGCGCCAATCCGGACGCCAACAAGCTGTTCCTCGACATGCTGACCGACAGCCGCGCCGAGACGACGCTGCGGCGCTTGAACGAAGCGGGCGTGTTCGGCCGCTTCGTGCCCGATTTCGGCCGCGTCGTCGCGCAGATGCAGCACGACATGTACCATGTGTACACGGTCGACGAGCACACGATCTTCGCGATCGGCATTTTGCACCGCATCGAAGCGGGCGAGCTTGTCGCCGACCATCCGCTCGCCAGCGAAGTGATCCACCAAGTCGCCTCGCGTCGCGCACTTTATCTCGCAGTCCTCTTGCACGACATCGCCAAGGGCCGCGGCGGCGACCATTCGATCCTGGGGGCGGAGATCGCACTCAAGCTCGGGCCGCGCCTAGGGCTCACGGAAGAAGAAACCGAAACCTGCGCGTGGCTCGTGCGCTGGCATCTGGCCATGTCGGCCACCGCCTTCAAGCGCGACATCCAGGACCCGCAGGCGATCCGCGCCTTTGCCGAGCATGTGCAGAGCCCGGAGCGGCTGCGCTTGCTGCTGTGCCTGACGGTCGCCGACATCCGCGCGGTCGGGCCCGGCGTGTGGAACAATTGGAAGGCCACGTTGCTGCGCGAGCTTTACGCACGCACGGCCGAAGCGCTCGCGGGCAATTACGGCGAGACCGGCACGTTGCAGCGCGTGGCGGCAGCGCAAGCGCGCTTGCGCGAAGAATTGCGCGATTGGAACGACGCCGATTTCGCTTGGTTCTCGGGCCTTGCCTATCCCGCCTACTGGCTGTCGCTCGATGCGGGCTCGCAAGCCCGCCATGCGCGCTTCGTGCGCGAGGCCGAGCAGGCGCATCTGCCGCTCGCCATCGATACGCGCATCGACCGCGCGCGCTCGATCACCGAGATCACGATCTATACCGACGACCATCCGGGCCTGTTCTCGCGCATCGCCGGCGCCATCGCGTATGGCGGCGCCAACATCGTAGCGGCCAACGTGTTCACGCTGTCGAACGGGCGGGCACTCGACACCTTCTCGATCCAGGAAGCGGCGGGCGATCTCGACGCGCAGCCGGCCGCCTATGCGCGGCCCGAAAAGCTCGCCCGGCTTGCCACGCACATCGAGGGGGCGCTGGGCGGGCGTCTGCGCTTGCGCGAGCAGCTGCGCAAGCGGCCCGCGATCCCGAGCCGCATGCAGGTCTTCACCGTGCCGCCGCGCGTGCTGATCGACAATCTCGCGTCCAAGTACCACACGCTCGTCGAAGTGAACGGCCGCGACCGCGTGGGTTTCCTCTACGACGTCACGGCCGCAATCACGGCCTTGGGCCTGTCGATCCGCATGGCCAAGATCACGACCTACGGCGAACGCGCGGTCGACGTGTTCTACGTCGTCGACGTGTTCGGCCAGAAGATCGTCGAAGACGACAAGCTCGAGCGCATCCGCGAAACGCTGCTGCAAGCGCTCGTCGATCCCGAGGCGGCGGACCCCGTCAAACCGCGCAAACGCGGAAGCTCCGAAGCTGCGGAATAG
- a CDS encoding universal stress protein, with the protein MPNRQPHTQRIFLVVVDQTPELKIALRFACRRAFHSGGRVAMLFVTEPAEGVEWMGVGELMREERRQEAEARLQELSSLVQELSGQMPMLHVREGDVRDELLKLLEEEPSISILVLGAGTSAKGPGPLVSALTGKYANKLRVPLTIVPGSLADDEIDAIT; encoded by the coding sequence ATGCCGAACCGTCAGCCGCACACCCAGCGCATTTTTCTGGTCGTCGTCGACCAGACGCCGGAACTCAAGATCGCGTTGCGCTTCGCGTGCCGCCGCGCTTTCCATTCGGGCGGGCGCGTGGCGATGCTGTTCGTGACCGAGCCCGCCGAGGGCGTGGAATGGATGGGTGTTGGCGAACTCATGCGCGAAGAGCGCCGCCAGGAGGCCGAAGCGCGCCTGCAGGAACTCTCGAGCCTCGTGCAGGAATTGTCGGGCCAGATGCCGATGCTGCATGTGCGCGAAGGCGACGTGCGCGACGAATTGCTGAAGCTCCTCGAGGAAGAACCCTCGATCTCGATTCTGGTGCTGGGGGCGGGCACGTCGGCCAAAGGCCCCGGCCCGCTCGTGTCGGCGCTGACGGGCAAATACGCCAACAAGCTGCGCGTGCCGCTGACCATCGTGCCCGGCAGCTTGGCCGACGACGAGATCGACGCGATTACGTGA
- a CDS encoding sulfite exporter TauE/SafE family protein, protein MLIYLPLAEVSVDVFLLLLLGGGVGFLSGLFGVGGGFLMTPLLIFVGIPPAVAVGSEAAQIVAASVSGVLAHMRRGNVDFRMGGVLLAGGIVGSTLGVQIFKLLQGLGQIDLFVSLAFVAVLGAIGLLMLVESVRALRRRSGGRRAAPVKRHQHLWIHGLPFKMRFPHSMLYISAIAPFSIGLAVGVLAALMGVGGGFIMVPAMIYLLGMPTSVVVGTSLFQIVFVTANVTFLQAWQNQTVDIVLALLLLVGGVVGAQFGVRAGSKLRGEQLRGLLALMVLAVAAKLLVDLVSTPEDLYSLGSRTKAGG, encoded by the coding sequence GTGCTGATCTATCTGCCCCTTGCCGAAGTTTCGGTCGACGTTTTTCTGCTGCTGCTGCTCGGCGGCGGCGTGGGGTTTCTGTCGGGTTTGTTCGGCGTCGGTGGCGGCTTTTTGATGACGCCGCTGCTGATTTTCGTCGGCATTCCGCCGGCCGTGGCCGTGGGTTCGGAAGCAGCCCAGATCGTCGCGGCGTCGGTCTCGGGCGTGCTCGCCCATATGCGGCGCGGCAATGTCGATTTCCGCATGGGTGGGGTCCTGTTGGCGGGTGGCATTGTCGGCTCGACGCTCGGCGTGCAGATTTTCAAATTGCTGCAAGGCCTCGGCCAAATCGATTTGTTCGTGTCGCTGGCGTTTGTGGCCGTGTTGGGCGCGATCGGCCTCTTGATGCTGGTCGAATCGGTGCGTGCTTTGCGCCGGCGCTCGGGCGGCAGGCGTGCCGCACCCGTCAAACGCCACCAGCATCTGTGGATCCACGGGCTGCCGTTCAAAATGCGCTTCCCGCATTCGATGCTCTATATCAGCGCTATCGCCCCGTTTTCGATCGGGCTTGCCGTCGGCGTGCTCGCGGCTTTGATGGGCGTGGGCGGCGGCTTCATCATGGTGCCGGCCATGATCTATCTCTTGGGCATGCCCACCTCGGTCGTGGTCGGCACGTCTTTGTTCCAGATCGTGTTCGTCACGGCCAACGTGACCTTCCTGCAAGCCTGGCAGAACCAGACGGTCGACATCGTGCTGGCCTTGCTGCTGCTTGTGGGCGGCGTGGTGGGTGCGCAGTTCGGCGTGCGTGCGGGGTCCAAATTGCGCGGCGAACAATTGCGCGGCCTGCTGGCGTTGATGGTGCTCGCCGTTGCGGCCAAGCTGCTCGTCGATCTCGTTTCGACGCCCGAAGATCTCTATTCGCTCGGCAGCCGCACCAAGGCGGGGGGCTAG
- a CDS encoding FKBP-type peptidyl-prolyl cis-trans isomerase, with product MKNLALTRRLLLGTLIAMTAIDPSDAQTPDLATATRTRSGLGILDIVEGTGAAPASGQTARVHYTGWLLQDGKRGAKFDSSVDRGQPFEFPLGQGRVIRGWDEGVATMKIGGKRTLVIPPELGYGARGAGNVIPPNATLVFDVELLGAR from the coding sequence ATGAAAAACCTCGCCCTCACCCGCCGCCTCTTGCTCGGAACCCTCATTGCCATGACCGCGATCGACCCTTCGGACGCCCAGACGCCAGACCTTGCGACAGCCACCCGCACACGCTCGGGCCTCGGCATTCTCGACATTGTCGAGGGCACGGGAGCCGCACCTGCGTCCGGCCAGACCGCACGCGTTCATTACACGGGCTGGCTGCTCCAAGACGGCAAACGGGGCGCCAAATTCGATTCCTCGGTCGACCGCGGCCAACCTTTCGAATTTCCGCTCGGCCAGGGCCGCGTCATCCGCGGCTGGGACGAAGGTGTGGCGACGATGAAAATCGGCGGCAAACGCACGCTCGTGATCCCGCCCGAGCTCGGCTACGGCGCACGCGGTGCGGGCAACGTGATCCCGCCCAATGCCACGCTGGTGTTCGACGTCGAACTGCTTGGCGCGCGCTAA